The DNA window ATTTTCTCCCCCTTGTTTTAGGACCTCCCATATTTGAGTTACTTTATGGATTGAATCGTTTTAAATACAACGCGGACGCTCGTGTGTGCTaccttaattaaatatatatatggtgTTTTTAATGACAAGTTGAATGTTCTGTCCAATCGATAGGCACAAATATATGTAAATTCCGTTTCATTTACATTTTTTCATGTGTTATATTTAATGATATTTATATCATTAAATCTTTCTTTGAAAAAGTCATATTACGCTTGATTTCTGTTTGCTCTCACTTGAGTTAATTGATTATAcagtaaatataaaatttaaagattACTGCTCTATGTTATTACAATAACATCCTCAGTACTTGTAGGATtcttaaaacaattaaaatggaAAATATATAGATTTTAACTGTTATAATCATCCTCCAACGATGGTTCCTACATTACCTTGTGTGAAGATCACTATAATTGTTTGATTTACAACTAATCAACTTCACATTTGTCTCGCAGTCGTGTTAAACAATTCACACAAGCGAGATTCTGACCCAAAAATTTTGGAGTTTTCACTGTTATTATTTACCACTAGACCGAAGCTCATGGACCAATTATTATCTTTTCTTACCCCCACAAAACAGCGGAACTTGTTTCTTTAGATTGATAAAAAACAATAGAGCGAGCAATATCAATATCGAAATCATAACGTCACCTACAGCGAATGGATCCGTTGGGGCCTCCAGATTTTGTTGCCTGCAAACTTGATGAACAAATACATCACTCTTTTGTTTTCATAATATTCAGCAGACAGTACAGAAGATTATCCCTAACCTTGTCACAAGTCACAGTGTCATTGAGTGCCAGAATTAAAACTGATGACAAAAGATCTGGGTTCCCCTACATGGACCAAATTAAAAATGTAATTCATCTAATTCCAGTggaagaaaataaaaagatcaAAGTACTGTGAGACTAAGATATACCTTCAGTGCAACAGAAAGAGTTGCTTTGATCTTTGCTGAAAAATAGACAAATGCACTAATTTTACGCCCAAAAGGGACAAATCTGTATCATATCATTATCGAATGGATGTTCTCATAAAGCTCACATTGAAATTCAGCGCATTGTCCACGCTGGATCAAATCACCAGCATTAGCTACTTCAATGAAAGAACTGGATCTTCCTATCAAGTCCTGAGAAAGTCGATCGGCAGAAGCTCAACATTCTGCTACTTGCATTTGTTCAAAATGACCAAAGCTGGCCAATATCTTGGTGAAGCAAGATCAGAACCCTACCATATTTAAGTTTCCATTTATGTGTGAATGAAGATTGTTTGTCAGTCCATGTGTGTGCATGTGCGTGTTTTTGGTTGGAATCACGTAGTTTGGAGTTTTGAAAATGATTTCCTCTGTCCTAAGTCGATAATACACCTGTATAACTTGGTTGTTAGGTATTTAATCAATCATCAAGAGATATACGTTCATTGAAGGATCGACAATCTAAAAGACAAACTTTTAGACGGGAGAGCAATTTAAACTTATTGCTTACTCCATCATTTTTGTGAAACCGATGGAGATTATAAGTTGCAATCCCTTTGAGAAGCCGCTCATGGCAGCTTGCTCTAGATAACTTTCAACGGCCTTTCAATATGCAATGCGTGTATCTTAATTCAATCTATAACATGAATACAACCCACACAATTGACACTGTTCTGCCAGTGGCTATTCGCACAATCACCCCAACTTTTGGGTCTATTCTGAATAATAACATCAATGTTAAGTCACTAGTTAAACCAGAGAGCCCAAATCCAAGACTGGGCATTAGGAAGTAGATCATCCCCAACTTACAGGCCACTCCACAATTTCTATATAGCCAGTGTGGGATCAAAACAAACTTATAATCTTGGTTCAAATCCCAGCCTTTGACGTTCTGTGATCCTCCATCACAAGGATTTTTGTTCTTTGCCACAAAAGGCACACACTAAAAGAAGCCATCAATTGCATTTTGCAaaatatcagacagcaacttgTTATTTCTACAATGTCATGACCACGATCACAGCAATTCGACACAAAAATCAAATATACATTACACATGAATCATGACGACTGATAATGTAAACTAGAGCTTCAAGTATTGCGAAATAGTAAATGCCGAGGAAACAAAAACCTGACCATTCCAACGGTAGCTCCAAAACAATGTAAAATATGGCGTCGCGAGGAACTATACTTATTTTTGGATCAGCTTCCACTTTGCAACTTA is part of the Primulina eburnea isolate SZY01 chromosome 1, ASM2296580v1, whole genome shotgun sequence genome and encodes:
- the LOC140842639 gene encoding thylakoid lumenal 29 kDa protein, chloroplastic-like isoform X2, producing MDLIGRSSSFIEVANAGDLIQRGQCAEFQSKIKATLSVALKGNPDLLSSVLILALNDTVTCDKATKSGGPNGSIRCR
- the LOC140842639 gene encoding thylakoid lumenal 29 kDa protein, chloroplastic-like isoform X1, whose amino-acid sequence is MDLIGRSSSFIEVANAGDLIQRGQCAEFQSKIKATLSVALKGNPDLLSSVLILALNDTVTCDKVRDNLLYCLLNIMKTKE